In Thunnus thynnus chromosome 4, fThuThy2.1, whole genome shotgun sequence, the DNA window GATTAGTCATTTCACTCAAACATCTCCCGGACCTTCTTCCTCAACACAGAGTATGCCAGTCACTGTAACAAGTGAATCTATTAGATCATCACCATCATCCACATCTACAACTGTTTCACAACCATCAACCCTTCAGAATACAGAAACAACTGGAATGTCTGAGCAAACAGCATCAACTCAGAAAGATTCAATGACTAACTCAACCTCACCAGTAGCACAGACAACAACAACTGCATCATCAGCTTCAAGTTCAGTAATTCCCTCAACTGGATTTACACTATCTACCAATTCCAACGTAACCACACCTGCTGTCATTattcaaacaacaacaatatcaaCTGAGAACACAACTCGGCTTCCAATTGACAGTCAGGGAACATCAAGTGCAACCTCTACAATCTCTCCAATTACCACACTGTTGACAACCAAACAAGCACTTTCTACATCAACAAATACAGTTACACCTACAACAACAACTTTATCAACAGAGTCACAGCTGCCAACTGAGTTCACCTCATCGCTGTCCACGGCTTTGAAGCACACCACACAGACAACTAATGTCATGACACAAACTTCTTTTCCACCTACACCTACTGTCAGACCACAATCAAATTCTTCAGTTACAAGTCATACACCTTCTACAGTCTCCTCGAACACAACACCTTTGACAAAACCTACTGCTGTATCCACAAGTGAAGAGACAACTAATGGAAAAACTAGTAGCAATCCACAAACATCTTTACCAATGACACAAACTTCAAAGGCTTTGACATCAGCAGAAATCATCAGCTcaaacacagttaaaacatCTACCATTATCCCTCTCTCAAATGCCACTGTCACTGTGACAACACCATCTACAACTCCTCAGTGCAGAGATGAGGACTGTCAGTGTAACGGGGGAGAGTGTATATTCAACACGACACTAGGCAGATGTCACTGCCATTGTCAAGAATCAGTCTATGGAGATTCCTGTGTTTTTGGACAGAACAACACCCACCCTAATATTGGTGAGACTTTTTCTTCccaactacagttcttcataatAATGTTTAAGatgaaaataacttttgaaCACAGAGATAAGTTTTAAGCTTTTAGCAATATGTtaatttcaaatttattttctgttggaAGTGATATTTCTCACCCCATTGAATGTAAAATGTTACTGAAATGTATATATCATGTTATTGCAATATTAATATAACGGtgtcatctgttgtttttttttccagattccGGAGCAATACCAACTCGACGGGTAAATGTTACAATGAAAATCGACATCACTTTTGTGGATGCTTATAAAAATTTAAACTCACCTGAGTCCTTGAAATTCATCAACAAATTAAGAAAGGAGGTAAGGCATATTTTATTGTGGcatgatttaatgatttttgcACAATAAGTGATCTCACTTCAGCATATTTACCTCTGTCTTATAACCACTAACTAATAATTATTTACCGGGCAATAATAGCAAATGTCACatctgtcatgttctcatttcCAGCTCGAAGCCCTGTGCAAAGAAGCTGATCCACTGGCctttaaaaaagtacaaatcATCAATTTAACGTAGGTTTTTATTAAACTTTActgataaaattatttaaacGAGTACTTTTTATCCAAGTAgaaattgttttcatttggtaATATATTTCTATTTACCTATTGTAGACCAGGATCTGTTGTTGCAGAGAGCGTAGCAGAGTACAACTATCTGaacaatgaaacacaaatcCACTATGTCAACACCAAACTAGATGGGGTGTTGACCAACATCTTGAATGACACAAGCAACCTCAATAAGATTTCTCGGGCATTTAATAATACCAGTGTGCAGTTAAATGGACTCACCTTCCAGTCACCTGAGATTAAAAGTAAGTGAATATATGTCAACGCTGAATGTGTATTTCTCATATTGCTTATATTAGTGTTTATTCAATTTGTCaaaatttctatttttgtgtgaTGATACTCCTACAAAATGATTAATacgtaacattttttttatcaatcagATATCACAGACTTGAAGCCTTTTGTTAACTGCAGTCGGTTTGTTGATTACACTGCCGTGATTAGTAATGGTCAGTGGCAGTGTGTTGGACCATGCAAAACAAACCCTGATTACTGTCATCATCATGGAGATTGTCTTAATGACATTTACATAGGGTCAATTTGCAGGTAAGCCCAACCATCcactttttactttattttaattgcaAAGAGCTTAGATACATCTAATATGCTtgttcataataataattttgtcaACGTACTTCACTTTTGTGGCCTTTCGACATAGGTGTTACGAGTCTAGCCTGGAGCAGTTTTATGGCCCACAGTGTGAGCTCTTCCGCCGGGGTCCAGGTTTCTATGGAGCACTGTTTGGATCACTGGCAGCAGCACTCCTGCTCTTGATTATCATTGTCATTGCTGTTGTGGTCAAAAAAAAGTATACAGGCATTTGGTAGGTTTTGATGCCTAAAATGCATCTTcctacaataccagtcaaaagtttggacacatgtTCTCATTCATGtaaatgggaaggtgtgtccaaactttttacTGGTGCTGTATAGACAAATTAATCTTCCTCATAGCctgtagatatacagtaataaacaTTGTCATGTGAAACTGATGAAGCTGTCTTTATTTTAGGAGAAGGAACAATTCCTATAACAGAAGACTGTCTGCTTTTGAAGAAGATTTCTTTGACTTCTCAGATACAGGTATATCTGTTTTTTAGTAATCACTGATCTTTTTCAATGATGTAAACAAATGCAGAGCAAGGACATGCTGTACACAGTTTCAAAATTATCATATTATTTTGTCCAGGAGAGCACAACTTGGGATTTGCGGGCACTTACACATCACGTGGTTTTTGGCCACATCTAGAAAATGTTGACACCCGATTGCAGGtattcttgtttatttttctgtacatATAGTACCAAAAAAGTGTTAGATTTTAGAATCCAAGAGCAGGTAAATGTGAGATCATAGTTTAAATGTTGATTTAATATGCTGTCCTTCTTGTGTTTCTCCAGGTCACAACAAAACGACCAGACGTTTGGAACATCAACCCTAGATGAAGGCTACAGACTGGAGAATTTTGTTCTAATTAAGAAGTTTTCCATGCATGCAATAGAGATAATTACAGATCAGTCTGAGTGTTGTTTGAGCTATCAGCTATGATTTGcacataaattaattattaaattaaattattaaaataattaagcAAATAATGCTGTTATTTCATTGCGTACATTTTTGTACTGGTGTCTTTTGCTGCAAGAATTTTACATCTACACccacaatatatttttgtaaatggagaaaatgaaaaaatgccaTGAATTCACTCAGATGCAATTGAGTAAACTACAGTACAAGAACAAAATTCAAGGTAGCTTAGATGAGTGTAGTTCTTATTAAAGGCTAGGTTCACAATTtatcaagtctgtcttaaaacatcagtcaggggcccatattaacactgaaagaggttttcctcgctgtaatcattcctcctgttcatactggctgttaaaagatccccttcaaatgcactttcaatttaagtgatgggggccaaaatccacagtgtgtccacacagtcattttgtgaaaaaatgtatttaaaagtttatctgaagcttatatgaggcttcagcagtctgagttaataATATCgatctttttagcatcaaattccctcagAAAACGAGTGAACCAGTCCTTTAATGTTGATCCTGGGTGTGGCCCAACTTGATTTTGAGACCACTTAATATCTGCAGGTGATTTTtgtaacagaaaatcacaataaCATATACAATAATCTGTAGCGATCAAATACATGGGGTGGACACAATTAAGAACCTCCAATGTCTAATTCTATTCAATCCAATACAGTAGCCACACAATACTACTTTGACTATGTCAGAGAagtgttgatttttaaaatcacaatctGGAGTTTCTGTAACTGTGTAATTGTCTGCATTGTATATGTAGTGGCAGTACTGACAACTCTGTGGCCTTCCCCCAGAATCATTACAACATCCTGTCACTAGATGGTAGACATGTTCTCCTTTTAATATTTTGCCTTCTCAATATGTGAAGGCATAAAGACAGTGAAAGGCAGGAGGCAGAGAAACCAACACGTGTTTAATACTAATTTCTGTGATATTTAATGAATGGTCTGAGAATGCTCCATGGTTTAATCAATGACTATCTCTTCTCTGTTGTAGAATTGGGACTGTGTACTATCAACATCATGTAACAACAGCTATATCAGTACAATATTAGTCCAATATTATTGCTCCTGCCAATGTCTGACTAGTTGTGATACTGACATTGGTGAGATCTTCTTTGAACGGTGCCTTTGCACTTCAAAATGTCGTGCACACTCCTGCTGCCGGTCTACAACAGCAATACAAAGTTTATTGATATCTTTTTATTTGAACTATTGATGGCTATTTGTCTCCACCTCGTGGCTGACTCAAAAGACCGGCTTCTTTGCCTTCTCTTGATGTCCTGTATTTACCACACAACCACTCTGACCTGAATAAAATTTAACCAGCAGCACTTCAGTCTTAGTTAAATATTCACAACTCTGTCCACCCCTCACAGCAAATGACATGAAAAGATACACCAAAACAAAACGTCAGTGCACTTGCTTTAAAGCAATTGCTAATTACATATAAAAAGGGGATTAATTAACTCTTTGGTTTGTTGTGATTTTTATCCAATTTAGCTGCATGTTTTTGAAATGTAGGGTACAGTAAGAATCAGAATACACATAGAAAACCCAAGCAGACACCAGGGAATGTACAAACTGTACTGGCagatatgcattttcatgcatATAAAGATAAGAGCCAGTTGAACATTCAGGAATCATTTCAAGAATACCATCTTTGTTTCACAtatttttacttcattatttATGACAAGATTAGAATGTTGAGCATTCTCGTGCTATGTGCCTTTTAGATATATTTTCCCAGTTCAACTCTTGTTCAGATGCTCATTATTTGTTGGGTATTATCCTAACACAGCCTGATATCATTTTAGAAATGAACTACTCTATtctgaataacaataacttacATGTAAGTGACTAGTGAGCACACatatcataaataataatacaacaagTACATACAtgccacatttttaaaatacagtatactgtatagttgATTGTGGACTAAAATTACAGATGTTAGAACTGAAAGGAGATATGGTGTGAATACTCTTAAACCTGTGAGCTTATATTGTTGAATATTTTTAACAGGATATACAGAAATCTATAGCCTCATGTCTGCAGAGGAAGCTGTTTTGACAGTATAAGATTTTAAATCAGCCTATTTATTGCCAAAAGTTGCATTTAACcaattaatatttcattttatttaattatttctccgTGCTGCAGTGCAACAGCAGCTGCTTACTCAAATTTAATTTCTGGACCTCAGAGTGAGATCCATAAGTGTTACAATCATATCTGCATAAACTGTCAAATAGGTTTTGTTTCTGATCAACATACCTATTTGTTCTTCCCAAATTCATAGCAACATTTGATGTAATTTTAGGTTCTTTGCCTGAAATTacatcttgcttttttttttaaatatcgcACCAGTAGAGCCAGTAGATTCCTGCATtatgttatcattattatgatGTCCATTTGACCTATTTAGGGTTGGGGGgggttatattattattattttctaaacATTACTCCAACTACCACTGCATCTGTGTACAATGCAGATGCCTTGCTGACTTATGTTAAGAGccagacacagaaaacagactCTGCTCTCTTCCACACAGACAGCTTCAGACCAAACAGCAGAGGCTGTATAGCAATTAATGAGGCAATAATCATAATGACTATAATAATTCTTATCATTTAAATGAGTTTGTTCCATTTGTTAATCCATCAGCAGTGCCAACCAGTGACTTCTATCAAATTAACTGATACCATAAATATGTTGGATGTAAAGTCACGTTTAAGACTCAAGTTGTGTTGACAAAATACAACTCATTCAGGAGACAAAAGGGTTTATGTGTAATGGTGGCTttaagaagaaacagaaagaggacaGAAACAGCGTCAAAAACATTTTGGGACACAAAGTGACTGAATTTCACACAGAGTCATAATGAGGCCCTTTGCCTTCATTCTTGACTTGTGAAAAGAAGTTTCACAATTATGAAAAAAGTTTCACATGTCAAGTCAAGAGTcatgaaaatggtgaaaagagTCAAGTCACAGGTCTAAGCTCTGGCCTAGAGCACAGCAATGCCTTTTAGTGCCACAATAGTGCAAtattgtgtttgtcttttcatttgGTAAGAAGCTAATCTTAAACCACTCGCcttgtttattcatttggcaCTTGATCTTTCTCACCTCCAACAGACTACTTTAAAATTGAGCAGCCTGTGTCTAGTTGCCATAGTCGCCACCTATGCTGTCGCCTAGCAGCTCATCTAAGAGTGAACCAGGTGAAAGGGTTTGCAGGTGGCCTAGATGTTCAAACTGTTGCCTTTTGTTCCCATGAGAGGATAATACAAAATCGGTTACTATCAGTGCAGCAAACCTACATAGTGGATATTGTAACTGCAGCTGAATTCCAGTTTATTTAGTAATCATTTCACCTCTAATTGTGGTTTCGGCTCCATGCCCAACCACATGGACGCTAGTCAAGATTAAAACACTTGCAACATTGTTAAATGCTTAAAAACCTGTGGGTGCAAAAGCTGGCTAACACAGTGCATCTAAGCTGTCATGCAGGAGGAGACCGTGTTATAACCAGGAAGAGGAAGGCAATATACTGTACACCTGTCAGTCGACCATTATAAGTGACTTGTCTTTCTCTGGATAGAGGCCAGTCACAATAAGGCACAGCATGAGGGTGTGTGGGTGATAAAACAGGCCAAGCAGCTGAGTTGAGAGTTCACTCTGACAGATCCAAGAAACAGAGTGAAGCAGGCTCATAAATaagtcattttattttgctttctttttaaaGACTATATACTTAACAACTATTCATAACAACAAAATGGAATCGTTAAATACTGTACACAGCATACTGTACTCTCCCAGTGCATGTCTTCACCACAGCAGAGAAGttattttttttgataaacttgtgttcattcagttttattattcCTAATAAGACATATGAATACCTTAAGATTAAATAGTATCAGTGTATGatgtaaacattttttcagACGTTTAAGTCAAAGCAACATTGTGTTGGCAAGGGTTTGTgagcaggagggagagaaaaagtatACTTCAATGACCGTTTGACCTTAGCAGTTATCTGTTTCCCCAAACTGAACACCGT includes these proteins:
- the LOC137181336 gene encoding uncharacterized protein, giving the protein MSSPTESQSTSVTMVTPTGTTESMLSTSALTTNEVTKITNTDHTTTFSSPTNTEVSPNSPSLSPTISTHTNTTQLPTTSQEFSTTKISSPTEPQSTSLTMATPTGTTESMLSTSTLTTNEVTKATNPDHSTMFSSPTNTEVLPNSPSLSPTIGTHTNTTQIPPSSQKSSTTIMSSTTEPPSTPVTMATPTGTTESMLSTSRLTTNEITKATNVDHSTRTINLPTNAELSPSSPSTLPPLTTHFSQTSPGLKSETPTNPDTTQLSVSSQERSTTKMSSPAEPRSTFFTTVGPTGTTVTKQIVTTNEVPQTANTDHSTTISSRTNTGVSPNPPSLSPTIGTHTNTTQLPPTSQESSTKILSSPTERPSSSVTTVTPTGRTESMLSTSTVITGGVRKTTATDIFTTVNNLTSTKTSPSSTFTFPPISNHTNTTQPPPTIQESSTTIMSSPTEPQSTFVTTTTPTGTTESSASTSTLTTNEITATVNIDHSTTTSTFPTNTEVSPNSPSLFPSISTHTNTTLLTQTIQESSTILYSPTELQSTSVTTPPPTGTTESTASTSTITTNEVTASINTDYSTSNINFPTISKVSSNLPSTVTPLISHFTQTSPGPSSSTQSMPVTVTSESIRSSPSSTSTTVSQPSTLQNTETTGMSEQTASTQKDSMTNSTSPVAQTTTTASSASSSVIPSTGFTLSTNSNVTTPAVIIQTTTISTENTTRLPIDSQGTSSATSTISPITTLLTTKQALSTSTNTVTPTTTTLSTESQLPTEFTSSLSTALKHTTQTTNVMTQTSFPPTPTVRPQSNSSVTSHTPSTVSSNTTPLTKPTAVSTSEETTNGKTSSNPQTSLPMTQTSKALTSAEIISSNTVKTSTIIPLSNATVTVTTPSTTPQCRDEDCQCNGGECIFNTTLGRCHCHCQESVYGDSCVFGQNNTHPNIDSGAIPTRRVNVTMKIDITFVDAYKNLNSPESLKFINKLRKELEALCKEADPLAFKKVQIINLTPGSVVAESVAEYNYLNNETQIHYVNTKLDGVLTNILNDTSNLNKISRAFNNTSVQLNGLTFQSPEIKNITDLKPFVNCSRFVDYTAVISNGQWQCVGPCKTNPDYCHHHGDCLNDIYIGSICRCYESSLEQFYGPQCELFRRGPGFYGALFGSLAAALLLLIIIVIAVVVKKKYTGIWRRNNSYNRRLSAFEEDFFDFSDTGEHNLGFAGTYTSRGFWPHLENVDTRLQVTTKRPDVWNINPR